The Vicia villosa cultivar HV-30 ecotype Madison, WI linkage group LG1, Vvil1.0, whole genome shotgun sequence genome includes a region encoding these proteins:
- the LOC131643817 gene encoding uncharacterized protein LOC131643817, whose protein sequence is MKKMIAIGFEGSANKIGVGIVTLDGTILSNPRHTYITPPGQGFLPRETAQHHFQHVLPLVKSALETAQVTPQDIDCICYTKGPGMGAPLQVSAIVVRVLSLLWKKPIVGVNHCVAHIEMGRVVTGADDPVVLYVSGGNTQVIAYSEGRYRIFGETIDIAVGNCLDRFARVLTLSNDPSPGYNIEQLAKKGEQFIDLPYVVKGMDVSFSGILSYIEATANEKLKNNECTPADLCYSLQETLFAMLVEITERAMAHCDTKDVLIVGGVGCNERLQEMMRTMCSERGGRLFATDDRYCIDNGAMIAYTGLLEFAHGASTALEDSTFTQRFRTDEVKAIWREANLAKSNSLVDRSV, encoded by the exons atgaagaaaatgatagcAATAGGGTTTGAAGGTTCAGCAAACAAAATAGGCGTTGGTATAGTAACCCTAGATGGAACAATTCTCTCAAATCCACGCCACACTTACATAACTCCACCAGGTCAAGGTTTTCTACCAAGAGAAACAGCACAACatcactttcaacacgttcttcCACTTGTCAAATCAGCTTTGGAAACAGCACAGGTTACTCCACAAGATATAGACTGCATTTGTTACACCAAAGGTCCTGGTATGGGAGCTCCATTGCAAGTGTCTGCTATTGTAGTTCGTGTGCTTTCGTTGCTTTGGAAGAAACCGATTGTTGGTGTTAATCATTGTGTGGCTCATATTGAAATGGGTAGAGTTGTAACGGGTGCTGATGACCCTGTTGTTTTGTATGTTAGTGGGGGTAATACTCAGGTTATTGCTTATAGTGAAGGAAGATACAGGATTTTTGGGGAGACTATTGATATTGCTGTTGGGAATTGTTTGGATCGGTTTGCTAGGGTGTTAACGCTTTCGAATGATCCTAGTCCGGGATATAACATCGAGCAG CTTGCAAAGAAAGGAGAGCAATTTATAGACCTTCCTTATGTTGTCAAAGGGATGGATGTATCTTTTAGTGGAATATTGAGCTATATTGAAGCAACTGCTAATGAAAAGCTAAAGAATAATGAATGCACGCCCGCAGACTTATGCTACTCTCTGCAG GAGACACTGTTTGCCATGCTGGTGGAGATAACTGAGCGTGCCATGGCTCATTGTGACACAAAAGACGTTCTTATAGTTGGAGGTGTAGGTTGCAATGAGCGCTTGCAAGAGATGATGAGAACAATGTGCTCTGAACGTGGTGGAAGGTTGTTTGCTACTGATGATAGGTACTGCATTGATAATGGTGCAATGATAGCTTATACCGGTCTTCTTGAATTTGCCCATGGTGCGTCGACTGCACTGGAGGATTCTACATTCACCCAGCGGTTCCGAACAGATGAAGTCAAAGCCATATGGAGAGAAGCAAATTTGGCAAAATCAAATAGTCTTGTAGACAGAAGTGTTTGA